The Pocillopora verrucosa isolate sample1 chromosome 14, ASM3666991v2, whole genome shotgun sequence genome has a segment encoding these proteins:
- the LOC136278246 gene encoding uncharacterized protein: protein MALRWLFIATLLCLSFYFNKSGALNQGYEDVYVSLRGRDSDDCGTLIQPCKSIAKAVQRVDIGGYIYLDGTGTERKPYDCGLSVVSNHQSGIIVQKSLTIEGFKSRSYVSCVNGFHFVKTDSRPLGIFLSGIVFQKTPLTFQDSDNLTISSCSFKESFTAVSVYAKSNSVIRINIDGFSSFENNTSCLDVIWRNPSQVGDRAIFIDMKHIMFTGNGLGKQLARGLVTIKSELEQPPRLHVQISCLHVTATKNHGYFVNLNLSEAVTSEMYTDVVLVNNTVTEPSSGGKRYDTVNSLFSSLTKKTHATFRNLTCSHSRFLRCIKIQSKESQVEIQNSSFIELQIPDERGGAIFFNSTLGGSLTLFNNMFYRIIAKGGGALFAHSENGTLHLQIMDCNFTKCAAKTFGCAILVGDHTNRASTYNLTASFKEIRAHDCYGYKNICDSVSLMLRNGKVVIEDSSWRNNNWSVGGTLSVINTGGNTDLIISGCTFIHNAVNAQEITVVAYKRKAGNVTIANSEMLSQKTGKSRAVYITSNFRTSLLNVIVRSYFDALVIRGWDPYVLNSSSDAYPFFLSIFNCTFQDSVRAINATSPDPSQVELRIVNTIFITRKTSDDLFGLHFFILPLKIIHRPDVIVDLDNVTFASSPCNLLAFLFSGNKSIRIKRSQFTNCFCSNKWGWVGITSSYSAYTFSAGAISIFSGRDHKLSQGCVDVKDNNDTHPIWEYQAHVEFEDTLFEGNGGMISGGVQVCNGNTTFKRCRFNNNFAAEQSGHVYLAYGTGKADFIDCIFNSSGENLKLNKTTFRKSAFVKSDSGGPIGLKNTTMSSFYPQSCSAYPVFDISSGGYVYMDDNSTIQCPIGSMLVLDNATHFVQDDYNSKFCRINITVLKYLCLCCVQDSYSMIRGSTRGLSLSNTVECLPCPFGASCVKRNIVAKRNYWGHPNSLSVQPSLTFIACPEHYCRQPGPGANGYNSCSGNRRGILCGECTPGYSATVFSPECRKDEECENYWFWVLTFLLTIVLSLYLLRKPPTLSFLLYKIIWFRRKESPQEDSTFHEADHNTDNAYIKITFYFYQVAEILMVSSKESLLQTVPGISAVIAVFNFKLRALNKGLGCPFPGLTSVTKQLVLSGTVFLTMADVALVYFVHCVINIIRRNQKPSLIHYMAVTMEVLLLGYERLAETCFKLMTCVSIGSEMRLFIDANVTCMQWWQYLVLACIAVFIVPFIVVLYLGSSKLYKGSMKETEFLAACVLPLPFLVYWLLKKTEKRPGNESLAVQAVNKDVMEVLHGPFRPPKSDDKGTLYWESVLIGRRFILLACHSFITSPMLRMIAMATACSLIALHHVLKYPFRNVIANRVETLSLTALLIISIINLTKATLISFGITVIGPYGSFLDVMEWFEVGVLGIVPVLVFVLVISAILSQLLRVLLFLFEQAGRLCHRSGNTHCSRDEQTRPLLDVAK, encoded by the coding sequence GTGCTCTAAACCAAGGCTATGAGGATGTTTACGTTTCTCTGAGAGGACGCGATTCAGACGACTGTGGCACGTTGATTCAACCATGCAAGTCCATCGCCAAGGCAGTTCAACGAGTGGACATAGGTGGATACATTTATCTCGATGGCACTGGCACGGAACGAAAACCCTATGACTGCGGGTTGTCAGTGGTATCCAACCACCAATCTGGTATTATTGTCCAGAAGAGTTTGACGATTGAAGGTTTTAAGTCCAGGTCTTATGTGTCATGTGTCAATGGTTTCCATTTCGTTAAGACAGATAGTCGACCGTTAGGGATCTTTCTGTCTGGTATTGTTTTCCAGAAAACGCCGTTAACCTTTCAAGACAGTGATAATCTAACGATTTCAAGTTGTTCTTTCAAAGAAAGCTTCACTGCAGTAAGCGTTTACGCAAAAAGTAACAGTGTAATTCGTATAAACATTGATGGCTTTTCTTCCTTCGAGAACAACACTTCTTGTCTAGATGTCATTTGGCGAAACCCCTCTCAGGTGGGTGATCGAGCGATATTTATAGATATGAAACATATCATGTTTACGGGAAACGGACTTGGCAAACAGCTTGCAAGGGGTTTAGTTACAATCAAATCAGAACTGGAGCAACCACCTCGTTTGCACGTCCAAATCTCTTGTTTGCACGTCACAGCGACAAAAAACCATGGGTATTTTGTAAATCTTAATTTATCGGAAGCTGTGACGAGTGAAATGTATACAGATGTCGTATTAGTCAACAATACCGTCACTGAACCGAGCTCCGGTGGGAAAAGGTACGACACGGTAAACAGCTTGTTCAGCTCTCTAACTAAGAAAACACATGCAACCTTCCGTAACCTAACATGTTCCCACAGCCGTTTTTTGCGATGTATCAAAATTCAGTCTAAAGAGTCGCAAGTGGAAATTCAGAATTCGTCGTTCATAGAACTGCAAATTCCAGACGAACGCGGGGGAGcgattttctttaattcaacGTTAGGTGGGTCCCTTACGCTTTTCAACAACATGTTTTATCGAATCATAGCTAAGGGCGGCGGAGCTCTGTTCGCACACAGTGAAAATGGAACCCTGCATCTACAAATCATGGATTGTAACTTTACTAAATGTGCTGCAAAAACTTTTGGATGTGCAATTCTTGTTGGAGATCACACAAATAGAGCCAGCACTTACAACCTGACTGCAAGCTTTAAAGAGATCAGAGCGCATGATTGTTATGGTTACAAAAACATATGCGACAGTGTTAGCCTCATGTTAAGAAATGGAAAAGTGGTCATTGAGGATTCTTCTTGGAGAAACAATAATTGGTCGGTGGGTGGAACCCTGTCTGTTATCAACACAGGTGGTAATACTGATTTAATTATTTCTGGATGTACGTTTATTCATAACGCTGTTAATGCGCAGGAAATCACTGTTGTGGCGTATAAACGTAAAGCAGGCAACGTTACGATTGCAAACAGCGAAATGCTTAGCCAAAAAACTGGCAAAAGTCGGGCGGTGTACATAACTTCAAACTTCAGGACCAGCCTTCTTAACGTTATAGTAAGGTCGTACTTCGACGCGCTGGTTATCAGAGGTTGGGATCCTTATGTACTCAATTCTTCATCGGATGCTTATCCctttttcttgtcaattttCAACTGCACCTTCCAGGATAGTGTCAGGGCTATTAATGCAACTTCACCCGACCCATCTCAAGTGGAATTGAGAATTGTGAATACCATTTTCATCACAAGAAAAACTAGCGATGACTTATTTGgacttcatttctttatcttacCTCTGAAGATAATCCACCGTCCGGACGTTATCGTCGATTTGGACAATGTAACATTTGCCTCTTCGCCTTGCAACCTCTTGGCTTTTCTATTTTCAGGCAATAAATCTATTCGCATCAAAAGGTCTCAATTCACTAACTGCTTTTGTTCGAATAAATGGGGATGGGTTGGCATAACAAGTAGTTACAGTGCGTACACATTCTCTGCTGGTGCCATTTCGATTTTTTCAGGCCGTGATCACAAGTTGAGCCAAGGATGTGTCGACGTTAAAGACAACAACGATACGCACCCTATTTGGGAATATCAGGCTCACGTAGAGTTTGAAGATACGTTATTCGAGGGTAATGGAGGAATGATTTCTGGTGGTGTACAAGTGTGTAATGGTAACACAACCTTTAAAAGATGCCGCTTCAACAATAATTTTGCTGCTGAACAATCTGGTCATGTTTATCTAGCCTATGGAACTGGAAAAGCAGATTTCATTGACTGTATATTTAACTCGTCAGGAGAAAACCTGAAACTGAACAAGACGACTTTTCGAAAGTCGGCATTCGTGAAGTCAGACAGTGGAGGACCAATTGGCCTTAAAAACACAACCATGTCCTCTTTCTATCCACAAAGTTGTTCGGCCTATCCCGTATTTGACATCTCCAGCGGAGGTTACGTTTATATGGATGATAATTCAACCATTCAATGCCCCATTGGCAGCATGCTTGTGTTGGATAATGCCACGCATTTTGTTCAAGATGACTACAATAGTAAATTTTGTAGGATAAATATTACAGTACTGAAGTACTTGTGTCTGTGCTGCGTCCAAGACTCTTACAGCATGATACGTGGATCTACTCGTGGATTATCGTTAAGCAACACAGTAGAGTGTCTTCCATGCCCGTTTGGTGCCAGTTGTGTCAAAAGAAATATAGTGGCCAAACGTAACTATTGGGGTCATCCAAATAGCTTATCAGTCCAACCATCACTGACGTTTATTGCCTGTCCAGAGCATTATTGCCGACAGCCAGGCCCAGGCGCAAACGGTTATAACAGTTGCTCAGGGAACAGAAGAGGAATTCTGTGTGGTGAATGCACTCCAGGATACAGTGCAACTGTGTTCTCACCAGAGTGTCGAAAGGACGAGGAATGTGAAAACTATTGGTTCTGGGTATTGACATTCTTATTAACGATTGTATTATCGTTATACCTATTAAGAAAACCACCAACTTTAAGTTTTCTTCTctataagataatttggtttagaAGGAAAGAAAGCCCACAAGAAGACAGCACGTTTCATGAAGCCGACCACAACACAGATAACGCCTatataaaaataactttttatttctATCAAGTTGCTGAAATTTTAATGGTCAGTTCTAAAGAGAGCCTTCTGCAAACGGTGCCAGGTATCTCTGCAGTTATCGCTGTGTTCAACTTTAAGCTACGCGCCCTTAATAAAGGGCTCGGTTGCCCTTTCCCTGGGCTAACATCGGTGACAAAGCAACTGGTTCTTTCCGGTACCGTTTTCTTGACAATGGCTGACGTTGCTCTCGTTTATTTCGTCCACTGTGTTATCAACATAATTAGGCGCAACCAGAAGCCATCCCTCATCCATTACATGGCCGTCACCATGGAAGTGTTGCTTTTAGGTTACGAAAGACTGGCTGAAACTTGCTTCAAATTGATGACCTGTGTATCAATCGGATCTGAAATGCGGCTTTTTATCGATGCAAATGTTACATGCATGCAGTGGTGGCAGTATCTCGTTCTCGCCTGCATTGCGGTGTTTATTGTCCCCTTCATTGTCGTTCTTTACCTCGGATCATCCAAGCTTTACAAGGGTTCAATGAAAGAAACTGAATTTCTTGCTGCGTGCGTGCTTCCATTGCCATTTCTTGTCTATTGGCTTCTTAAGAAAACCGAGAAACGACCAGGGAATGAATCTCTTGCAGTACAAGCTGTGAACAAAGATGTCATGGAAGTACTTCATGGTCCTTTCCGTCCACCTAAGAGCGACGATAAAGGGACACTCTACTGGGAGAGCGTGCTGATTGGCCGAAGATTCATTCTACTAGCTTGTCACTCGTTTATAACAAGCCCAATGCTGCGAATGATCGCCATGGCTACAGCTTGCTCTCTGATAGCACTCCACCATGTCTTAAAGTATCCATTTCGAAATGTGATAGCTAACAGAGTCGAGACATTGTCCCTTACTGCTTTGTTAATTATATCCATAATTAATCTTACCAAAGCAACCCTGATATCATTTGGTATCACGGTCATCGGGCCTTACGGAAGTTTTCTTGATGTTATGGAATGGTTCGAGGTTGGTGTACTGGGGATTGTACCGGTATTAGTGTTCGTTTTGGTCATTAGTGCCATTCTCTCTCAACTCCTCCGcgttttgttatttcttttcgAGCAAGCTGGCAGACTTTGTCATCGGTCTGGCAACACTCATTGCTCCAGGGACGAACAGACAAGGCCCCTCTTGGATGTTGCTAAGTGA
- the LOC131787544 gene encoding uncharacterized protein, whose amino-acid sequence MALWRVLTAALLYLSSSINESASQHGGHTDVYVSLDGCDSESCGTVRNPCRSIAMAVYQMDWNGHIYLNGIGTEERPYDCESSAIHDQQKGIVVEKSLHILGLHSTPYVSCTEGFRFLTKHVTNPLSIVLSDIVFVGTPLTFWDCHALTISNCSFRDSFIALSVYVIHNTRMHINIAGSVFFKNNTFCLKISWQNRETLSDQYLVMEVKEAIFSENGKHYSIGGLITAKSEAAHPLSLLVRVSCFHIKAFKNYGHFIHLDLPTAKTEEIYDNVMLSNNFFAELSLDHNSLYNSVAKKTRAKFSNLRCSSNHLLRCITIQSEEAKVEVLNSSFEEMQLTNHNGGAMLFNSTGNGSVFLFNCSFRGIKARGGGALFAYSQRGTLNLNITKVNFTKCAAASYGCAILVADQIKGTNKTKLGSIMLQAIFHEVRVHHCYGLHNGCDSVRLELSDGKVVVKDSSWRNNSQFVTRSIKILNTGGNTDIHISGCTFVQNKASESDVTVHASRSRFAGNFLIAHTVMVSGTNLSWQALWINSHFRIELFNVAIKLYKRALNINASNEVSFSKVSWGRYPFSMSIKNCTFHNNVRDILATSPDPTKVELIITNTIFVTREVFPRSYGLRFFINPLKEIPSANTTIEMDNVTFALKPCNFLAFLFPGNKTIRIRRSQFRNCRCLNPWCWKNFSSAYRVYDLSAGAISVASISDKRLSPGCVDVNDFNDTHRLWEYQTRVEFEDTSFDGNGGVIAGGVYLCNGHTTFKRCRFKNNFASEHSGHVYLSDGTGKADFLDCVFSSTVKNVKFNGTTFRKSAFVHSVSGGPVRLKNTTLNSFIIEKDVYPVFGISSLGSVHMDNNSIIQCPPGCSLLMDNSSHFAHSEYNGSFCRINVTVLKYSCLRCPTGFYSISRATSRGLILNRTVKCQRCPFGANCVERNIVAKPNFWGHLNGSSDPPSLTFTACPEHYCRSPGPGANGYNSCSGNRRGILCGECIPGYSVTVFSPECRKDEECDNYWFWVLTFLLTIMLSLYLLRKPPTLSFLVNQIIWFRKKESQRDDSASHQHDPHTDNAYIKITFYFYQAAELLIVGCKERLLKKVPYMYAVTAAFNFKLRTLNEGLGCPFAGLTSVTKQLVLSGTVFLTMADIALIYFVHCVINVITRNQKPSLFHYMAVIIEVLLLGYERLAETCLKLMTCVSIGSEMRLFIDANVTCMQWWQYLVLACIAVFIVPFIIVLYFGSSKLYKASITATEFLAACVLPLPFLVYWLRKKAQKQPRNESLEAKVVNKDVMEVLHGPFRPPKSDDKGTLYWESVLIGRRFILLACHSFITSPMLRMIAMATACTLIALHHVSKHPFRDPMANGAETLSLTALIVISIINLTKATLISFGITITGPYKYYLETMEWFEVGALAAVPVTLSVLVIGAILSQLVRVLFFLLEQAARCCYWHGSAHWSKKEERKPLLDYTR is encoded by the exons ATGGCACTCTGGCGGGTTTTAACAGCAGCTTTACTCTACTTATCATCTTCAATCAACGAATCAG CTTCGCAACACGGCGGACATACTGATGTCTATGTTTCACTGGACGGTTGCGACTCTGAAAGCTGCGGTACAGTCCGTAATCCATGCAGATCCATTGCTATGGCAGTTTACCAGATGGACTGGAATGGACATATCTACCTAAATGGAATTGGAACTGAAGAACGGCCTTATGACTGCGAGTCTTCGGCAATACATGACCAGCAGAAAGGAATTGTCGTTGAGAAAAGTTTGCACATACTAGGTTTACATTCCACGCCATACGTATCATGTACTGAAGGTTTTCGCTTTCTTACGAAGCATGTGACTAATCCTCTAAGTATTGTCCTATCGGACATTGTTTTCGTTGGAACACCTCTAACATTTTGGGATTGTCACGCCTTAACGATCTCCAATTGTTCTTTCCGAGACTCGTTCATAGCTCTGAGCGTTTACGTAATACATAACACAAGAATGCATATCAACATTGCTGGGTCTGTTTTCTTCAAGAACAACActttctgcttgaaaatatCTTGGCAAAACAGAGAAACTTTAAGTGATCAGTATCTAGTGATGGAGGTGAAAGAAGCAATTTTCTCGGAAAACGGCAAACATTACTCTATCGGTGGTTTAATCACAGCCAAATCTGAAGCCGCGCATCCACTAAGTTTGCTCGTCAGAGTATCTTGTTTCCATATTAAAGCATTCAAAAATTACGGTCATTTCATACATCTTGATCTCCCAACAGCCAAGACTGAAGAGATCTACGATAATGTCATGCTGTCCAACAATTTCTTTGCTGAATTGTCTCTTGACCACAACAGTCTGTACAACTCTGTTGCAAAGAAAACTCGCGCAAAGTTCAGTAACCTCAGATGTTCCTCAAACCACTTACTGCGATGTATTACAATTCAGTCTGAAGAAGCGAAAGTTGAAGTGttaaattcttcatttgaagAGATGCAACTTACAAACCATAATGGGGGAGCAATGTTGTTCAATTCAACAGGAAACGGGTCTGTATTCCTTTTCAACTGTAGTTTTCGAGGAATTAAAGCTAGAGGCGGTGGGGCTTTGTTTGCTTATAGTCAGCGTGGAACCTTGAATCTGAACATTACTAAGGTTAACTTCACTAAATGCGCCGCTGCAAGTTATGGATGTGCAATACTCGTTGCAGACCAAATCAAAGGAACGAACAAAACCAAACTCGGCTCTATCATGTTACAAGCAATTTTCCACGAGGTCAGGGTACATCATTGCTATGGGTTACATAACGGATGCGACAGTGTTAGGCTCGAGTTATCCGATGGCAAGGTTGTTGTAAAAGATTCCTCTTGGAGAAACAACAGCCAATTTGTGACACGTTCAATAAAGATACTTAACACTGGTGGAAACACTGATATCCATATCTCCGGATGTACATTTGTCCAAAACAAAGCCAGTGAAAGTGATGTTACAGTACATGCAAGTAGGAGCCGATTCGCAGGAAATTTTCTGATTGCTCACACCGTCATGGTCAGTGGCACAAATCTGTCATGGCAAGCCTTGTGGATAAACTCACACTTTCGTATCGAGCTGTTCAACGTTGCTATCAAACTCTATAAAAGAGCACTCAACATCAATGCGTCAAATGAGGTCTCGTTTTCAAAAGTATCATGGGGTCGTTATCCATTTTCTATGTCAATCAAGAACTGTACCTTTCACAATAATGTCCGTGATATTTTGGCCACTTCACCTGATCCAACTAAGGTGGAACTAATTATCACGAACACGATTTTCGTCACCAGGGAGGTGTTTCCTCGTTCATATGGCCTTCGATTCTTTATAAACCCTTTAAAAGAAATCCCTTCTGCAAACACGACCATCGAGATGGACAACGTAACATTTGCTTTGAAGCCATGTAACTTCTTAGCTTTTCTGTTTCCAGGTAACAAGACCATTCGTATCAGAAGGTCTCAATTCCGCAATTGCCGCTGTTTAAATCCATGGTGTTGGAAAAATTTCAGTAGTGCCTACCGTGTTTATGATTTATCAGCTGGCGCTATTTCAGTCGCCTCAATTTCGGATAAAAGGCTGAGTCCAGGATGTGTCGACGTGAACGACTTCAACGATACTCATCGTCTCTGGGAATACCAGACTCGTGTAGAGTTCGAAGATACGTCATTTGACGGTAATGGTGGGGTAATTGCGGGTGGTGTTTACCTCTGTAATGGTCACACAACGTTCAAAAGATGTCGCTTTAAGAATAATTTTGCTTCTGAACATTCTGGACATGTTTACTTATCCGATGGAACTGGAAAAGCAGATTTTCTAGACTGTGTATTCAGCTCGACAGTAAAAAACGTGAAATTTAACGGTACGACGTTTCGAAAGTCAGCCTTCGTGCATTCAGTTAGTGGAGGACCAGTTCGTCTCAAAAATACAACGTTGAACTCTTTTATAATAGAAAAAGATGTGTATCCCGTGTTTGGCATCTCTAGTCTGGGTTCCGTTCACATGGATAATAACTCGATCATTCAGTGCCCCCCTGGTTGCAGCCTTTTGATGGACAATTCTTCGCATTTTGCTCACTCTGAATACAATGGTAGCTTTTGTCGAATAAATGTTACAGTTCTGAAGTACTCTTGCCTGCGCTGCCCTACAGGTTTTTACAGCATTTCACGTGCAACCTCTCGAGGACTGATATTGAACAGAACAGTAAAATGTCAGCGATGCCCGTTCGGTGCCAATTGTGTCGAAAGAAATATAGTAGCCAAACCAAACTTTTGGGGCCATCTAAATGGTTCATCTGACCCACCATCACTGACGTTCACTGCCTGTCCAGAGCATTATTGTCGAAGTCCAGGCCCAGGCGCAAACGGTTATAACAGTTGCTCAGGGAACAGAAGAGGAATTCTGTGTGGTGAATGCATTCCAGGATACAGTGTAACTGTGTTCTCACCAGAGTGTCGAAAGGATGAAGAATGTGACAACTATTGGTTCTGGGTATTGACATTCTTATTAACGATTATGTTATCGTTATACCTATTAAGAAAACCCCCTACTCTAAGCTTTCTCGTCAATCAGATTATTTGgtttagaaagaaagaaagccaACGGGACGACAGCGCGTCACATCAACACGATCCCCACACAGATAACGCCTacataaaaataactttttatttctATCAAGCTGCTGAACTTTTGATTGTTGGATGCAAAGAACGCCTTCTGAAAAAGGTGCCATACATGTATGCGGTTACCGCCGCGTTCAACTTTAAACTACGCACCCTCAATGAAGGTTTGGGCTGCCCTTTTGCTGGGCTAACATCTGTGACAAAGCAATTGGTTCTTTCTGGTACCGTTTTCTTGACAATGGCTGACATCGCTCTCATTTATTTCGTCCATTGTGTTATCAACGTGATAACGCGCAACCAGAAGCCATCCCTCTTCCATTACATGGCCGTCATCATAGAAGTGTTGCTGTTAGGTTACGAAAGACTGGCTGAAACTTGCCTCAAACTGATGACCTGTGTCTCAATCGGATCTGAAATGCGGCTTTTTATCGATGCAAATGTTACATGCATGCAGTGGTGGCAGTATCTCGTTCTCGCCTGCATTGCGGTGTTTATTGTCCCCTTCATTATTGTTCTTTACTTCGGATCATCCAAGCTTTACAAGGCTTCAATAACGGCGACTGAATTTCTTGCTGCGTGCGTGCTTCCATTGCCATTTCTTGTCTATTGGCTTCGTAAGAAAGCCCAGAAACAACCTAGGAATGAGTCTCTTGAAGCAAAAGTTGTTAACAAAGATGTCATGGAAGTACTTCATGGTCCTTTCCGTCCACCTAAGAGCGACGATAAAGGGACACTCTACTGGGAGAGCGTGCTGATTGGCCGAAGATTCATTCTACTAGCTTGTCACTCGTTTATAACAAGCCCAATGCTGCGAATGATCGCCATGGCTACAGCTTGCACTCTGATAGCGCTCCACCATGTATCAAAGCATCCATTTCGAGATCCAATGGCCAACGGAGCCGAGACGTTGTCCCTTACTGCTTTGATAGTAATTTCCATAATCAATCTTACCAAGGCAACCCTGATATCATTTGGCATCACAATCACCGGGCCTTACAAATATTATCTGGAAACCATGGAGTGGTTTGAGGTTGGCGCGCTGGCGGCTGTGCCGGTTACACTGTCTGTTTTGGTCATTGGTGCCATTCTCTCCCAACTCGTCCgggttttgtttttccttttggagCAAGCTGCTAGATGTTGTTATTGGCATGGCAGTGCTCATTGGtccaaaaaggaagaaagaaagccCCTCTTGGATTACACTCGTTGA